A window of the Trichoplusia ni isolate ovarian cell line Hi5 chromosome 4, tn1, whole genome shotgun sequence genome harbors these coding sequences:
- the LOC113492971 gene encoding tubulin beta-4B chain-like, translated as MREIINLQVGSCGNQIGGKFWEVISDEHGIDPSGCYHGDSDLQLERINVYYNEASGGKYVPRTILVDLKPATMDAVRSGPFGCLYRPDNFVYGQNGAANNWARGHYTEGVEILESCLDVVRREAEGCDCLQGFQVAHSLGGGTGSGLGTLLINRIREEYPDRIILTFSVFPSPRVSDCVVEPYNTTLAVNQLVENTDHTFCLDNEALYDICFRTLKLTTPTYGDLNHLICATMSGITTCLRFPGQLNADLRKLAVNMVPFPRLHFYTPGFAPLTSRGAQQYRALTVPELTLQMFDAKNMMVACDPRHGRYLTVATIFRGRMSMKEVDEQLVNIQNKNSTYFVEWIPNNCKIAVCDIPPRGLKMASTFIGNTTAIQSIFKRIAEQFVAMFRRKAFLHWYTGEGMDEMEFTEAESNMNDLVSEYQQYQDATADDEGEFDEEAEGEGLE; from the exons ATGAGGGAGATCATTAACCTTCAGGTTGGTTCGTGCGGGAACCAGATTGGTGGAAAG TTCTGGGAGGTGATATCTGACGAGCACGGTATCGACCCGAGCGGATGCTACCACGGCGACTCTGATCTCCAACTGGAACGTATCAACGTGTACTACAATGAGGCGTCCGGCGGCAAGTACGTACCGCGCACGATCCTGGTGGACCTCAAACCAGCCACCATGGACGCGGTGCGATCCGGCCCCTTCGGCTGCCTCTACAGACCCGATAACTTCGTTTATGGTCAAAACGGAGCAGCCAACAACTGGGCGCGAGGCCACTACACCGAAGGGGTCGAAATATTAGAATCTTGCCTCGACGTCGTCCGACGAGAGGCAGAGGGCTGTGACTGTCTACAAGGCTTCCAAGTTGCGCATTCGCTCGGTGGAGGCACCGGCTCCGGACTAGGAACACTTCTTATCAACAGAATTCGCGAAGAGTATCCTGACCGAATCATCCTGACATTCTCTGTATTTCCGAGCCCGCGGGTCTCGGATTGCGTCGTCGAGCCGTACAACACGACGCTGGCGGTAAACCAGCTAGTGGAGAACACCGACCACACGTTCTGCCTCGACAACGAGGCGTTGTACGACATTTGCTTCAGGACACTGAAGCTTACGACACCCACATATGGTGACTTAAACCACCTTATCTGTGCCACCATGTCTGGCATCACGACGTGTTTGCGCTTCCCTGGACAGCTTAACGCGGACCTGAGGAAGCTCGCTGTCAACATGGTGCCGTTCCCGAGGTTACACTTCTACACCCCTGGCTTTGCGCCGCTGACGTCACGAGGAGCGCAACAGTACAGAGCGCTCACCGTACCTGAACTAACGCTTCAAATGTTCGATGCTAAGAACATGATGGTGGCATGCGACCCGCGACACGGTAGGTATCTTACCGTGGCTACCATCTTCAGAGGCCGAATGTCCATGAAGGAAGTCGACGAACAGCTTGTGAATATCCAGAACAAGAACAGCACATACTTTGTGGAATGGATCCCGAATAACTGCAAGATTGCGGTGTGCGACATTCCTCCCAGAGGATTGAAGATGGCGTCGACTTTCATTGGCAACACGACCGCTATACAGAGCATATTCAAGAGGATAGCAGAACAGTTCGTAGCCATGTTCAGGCGGAAAGCTTTCCTGCACTGGTACACTGGTGAAGGTATGGACGAGATGGAGTTCACGGAGGCGGAGAGCAACATGAATGACCTCGTGTCTGAATACCAGCAGTACCAGGACGCGACGGCAGATGACGAGGGAGAGTTCGACGAAGAAGCGGAAGGAGAGGGGTTAGAATAG
- the LOC113492972 gene encoding tubulin beta chain yields the protein MREIVHIQAGQCGNQIGAKFWEVISDEHGIDSTGAYTGDSDLQLERINVYYNEASGGKYVPRAVLVDLEPGTMDSVRSGPFGQIFRPDNFVFGQSGAGNNWAKGHYTEGAELVDSVLDVVRKEAEGCDCLQGFQLTHSLGGGTGSGMGTLLISKIREEYPDRIMNTFSVVPSPKVSDTVVEPYNATLSVHQLVENTDETYCIDNEALYDICFRTLKLTTPTYGDLNHLVSATMSGVTTCLRFPGQLNADLRKLAVNMVPFPRLHFFMPGFAPLTSRGSQQYRALTVPELTQQMFDAKNMMAACDPRHGRYLTVAAVFRGRMSMKEVDEQMLNIQNKNSNYFVEWIPNNVKTAVCDIPPRGLKMSATFIGNTTAIQELFKRISEQFTAMFRRKAFLHWYTGEGMDEMEFTEAESNMNDLVSEYQQYQDATADDEGEFDEEVEDE from the exons ATGAGGGAAATCGTCCACATCCAAGCCGGTCAATGCGGAAACCAGATCGGGGCCAAG TTTTGGGAGGTGATTTCCGACGAACATGGCATCGACTCCACGGGTGCCTACACGGGCGACTCCGATCTGCAGCTCGAGCGCATCAACGTCTACTATAACGAGGCTTCAGGAGGCAAGTACGTGCCCCGCGCTGTCCTCGTCGATCTCGAGCCCGGCACCATGGACTCCGTGCGCTCCGGACCCTTCGGCCAAATCTTTCGCCCCGACAACTTTGTCTTCGGCCAATCGGGAGCAGGCAACAACTGGGCGAAAGGACACTACACCGAAGGCGCCGAATTAGTCGACTCTGTACTCGACGTTGTGAGGAAAGAAGCGGAAGGCTGTGACTGCCTACAAGGGTTCCAGCTTACCCACTCCCTCGGAGGTGGCACTGGCTCCGGAATGGGGACTCTGCTCATATCAAAGATCAGGGAAGAATACCCCGATAGAATCATGAACACGTTCTCAGTAGTCCCGAGTCCTAAAGTATCTGACACTGTCGTAGAGCCATACAACGCTACGTTGTCAGTCCATCAGTTGGTTGAAAATACAGACGAAACCTACTGTATAGATAATGAAGCGTTATATGATATTTGCTTCCGTACACTGAAGCTGACGACGCCGACTTACGGCGATTTGAACCACCTGGTGTCAGCGACTATGTCAGGCGTGACGACGTGCCTGCGTTTCCCGGGACAGCTGAACGCGGACCTGAGGAAACTGGCCGTCAACATGGTGCCCTTTCCGAGGCTACACTTTTTCATGCCGGGCTTCGCACCGCTGACGTCACGCGGCAGTCAACAGTACCGCGCCCTCACTGTACCGGAGCTCACACAACAGATGTTTGACGCGAAGAACATGATGGCTGCGTGTGATCCCCGACACGGTCGGTACCTCACCGTAGCCGCAGTCTTCCGCGGTCGCATGTCCATGAAGGAAGTGGACGAGCAAATGCTTAACATCCAGAATAAGAACAGCAATTATTTCGTCGAATGGATTCCGAACAATGTTAAGACTGCCGTCTGCGATATACCTCCGCGAGGTCTGAAGATGTCTGCTACCTTCATTGGTAATACCACAGCCATACAAGAGTTGTTCAAGAGGATTTCTGAGCAATTCACTGCTATGTTTAGAAGGAAGGCTTTCCTGCACTGGTACACCGGTGAAGGTATGGACGAGATGGAGTTCACGGAGGCGGAGAGCAACATGAACGACCTCGTGTCGGAGTACCAGCAGTACCAGGACGCGACGGCAGATGACGAGGGAGAGTTCGACGAAGAAGTGGAGGATGAGTGa
- the LOC113492970 gene encoding tubulin beta chain-like, which produces MREIVHIQVGRCGNQIGSKFWEVISDEHGIDPCGIYHGDSDLQLERINVYYNEGAAAKFVPRAVLVDLEPGTMDAIRAGVYGQIFHPDNIVYGATGAGNNWAKGYYTEGADLLESVLDVVRKEAEGCDCLQGFQVVHSLGGGTGSGLGTLLLANLLEEYPDRITVTYSVVPSPKVSDTVVEPYNATLAVNQLIENSTQSYCIDNEALYDICFRTLKLTTPTYGDLNHLVSSTMSGVTTCLRFPGQLNADLRKLAVNMVPFPRLHFFMPGFAPLTARGSQKYRALTVPELTHQMFDAKNMMAACDPRHGRYLTVAAIFRGRMSMKEVDEQMCNVQSRNKDFFVEWIPNNVKTAVCDIPPRGLKMSATFVGNTTAIQEIFKRLSEQFTSMYRRKAFLHWYLCEGMDETDFMDADNNMSDLISEYQQYQDATSEDQEFEEEEDGGEEVNDSDE; this is translated from the exons ATGAGAGAAATCGTACATATTCAAGTTGGGAGGTGCGGGAATCAAATCGGGTCCAAA TTCTGGGAGGTGATTTCCGATGAACATGGAATCGATCCCTGCGGTATATACCACGGCGACTCGGACCTCCAACTGGAACGCATCAACGTGTACTACAACGAAGGCGCCGCCGCTAAGTTCGTCCCCCGAGCGGTCCTAGTCGACCTCGAACCGGGAACCATGGACGCGATACGAGCTGGAGTCTACGGACAGATATTCCACCCCGATAACATCGTGTATGGAGCAACCGGTGCAGGCAATAACTGGGCTAAAGGCTATTATACAGAAGGCGCAGATTTGCTTGAATCTGTCCTCGACGTTGTGAGGAAAGAAGCTGAGGGCTGTGACTGCCTGCAAGGATTCCAAGTCGTGCATTCCCTTGGCGGAGGGACGGGTTCTGGACTTGGAACGCTGCTCCTTGCTAATTTACTCGAAGAGTACCCGGACAGGATCACAGTAACGTACTCTGTGGTACCCAGTCCTAAAGTGTCTGATACTGTGGTAGAGCCTTACAACGCCACCTTAGCTGTCAACCAGTTGATAGAGAATTCCACGCAATCATACTGTATTGACAACGAAGCCTTATATGATATTTGCTTCCGGACGTTAAAGCTGACGACGCCCACTTACGGTGACTTGAATCATCTGGTTTCGTCGACTATGTCGGGCGTGACGACATGCCTGCGGTTCCCGGGGCAGCTGAACGCGGACCTGAGGAAGCTGGCCGTCAACATGGTGCCCTTCCCGAGGCTACACTTCTTCATGCCGGGCTTCGCACCACTAACTGCACGTGGAAGTCAGAAGTACCGCGCCCTCACTGTACCAGAGCTGACCCACCAAATGTTCGATGCCAAGAACATGATGGCTGCGTGTGATCCTCGACATGGCAGATACCTCACAGTGGCCGCTATCTTCCGCGGTCGCATGTCTATGAAAGAAGTTGATGAACAAATGTGTAACGTACAGAGCAGGAATAAGGACTTCTTTGTCGAGTGGATACCGAATAACGTGAAAACAGCTGTTTGTGACATACCCCCACGAGGTTTGAAAATGTCAGCTACCTTCGTTGGTAACACGACAGCTATACAAGAAATATTCAAACGTCTCTCAGAGCAGTTCACGTCTATGTACAGAAGGAAAGCCTTCCTTCACTGGTACTTGTGCGAGGGTATGGATGAGACTGATTTCATGGACGCTGACAATAACATGAGTGACCTTATATCTGAGTACCAGCAGTATCAGGATGCGACCTCCGAAGATCAAGAGTTTGAGGAAGAAGAGGACGGCGGCGAAGAGGTCAATGATAGTGatgaatag
- the LOC113492969 gene encoding alpha-1,2-mannosyltransferase ALG9 has protein sequence MPLTARQRSIHNKNGAKRATSFSKGKRKANEGEFLVTNAPSDLRSIAYPGGAVALGLLLTARLASAYWGHISDCDETYNYWEPLHYLVYGKGLQTWEYSPAYAIRSYMPLWLFAVPAKILSWFMSPASVFFSLRMLLAVLSACAELMFYKAVCHEFGVQVGRVWLWLSVPAAGPAAAGAALLPAAWSGALAAAALACCWRRRYPQAVMLTAVSTLLSWPFTALLGVSIAIDMLIIKREITEFIKWSSISLVAILVPTVAVDSWHYGRLVVAPWNIVAYNIFTEHGPDLYGVEPWTYYFVNGLLNFNIVWAQALSCPLLLCACAGLVSRSTSRAWFCAPYWLDLMPLYLWLAVFMLQPHKEERFLYPVYSMIILAGAISLDCLQKLTFAVGTELFRWRRDREKRHYLSYTGPLMVMFVLAAGVGGLSRTLALYNNYHGPMNLFRNLPDAPPDTELTLCYGKDWYRSPSSFLLPPQYNVRFIPSEFNGQLPAPYANAHNATRLIQPHFNDLNKGDNRTYLQPSQCHYLVDSDLGKPSPLEPAYYKDPSWEIITSVAIIDAKKSNQLLRAFYIPVLSHKNNVYAHLYLLKNKLLMG, from the exons ATGCCTCTCACGGCTAGGCAAAGAAGTATACATAATAAAAACGGTGCTAAAAGGGCTACAAGTTTTAGCAAAGGGAAGCGAAAAGCGAACGAAGG GGAGTTCCTAGTAACAAATGCTCCATCAGACCTGCGTAGTATAGCGTACCCTGGTGGGGCGGTTGCGCTAGGCTTGCTGTTGACTGCCCGTCTTGCTTCTGCCTACTGGGGCCATATATCTGACTGTGATGAGACTTATAACTATTGGGAACCTTTGCATTACTTGG tatacGGCAAAGGCCTACAGACATGGGAGTATAGCCCGGCGTACGCGATCCGCTCATACATGCCGTTGTGGCTGTTCGCGGTGCCCGCCAAGATACTCTCCTGGTTCATGAGCCCCGCCTCCGTGTTCTTCTCTCTAAGGATGCTGCTAGCTGTACTGTCTGCCTGTGCTGAGCTTatgttttataa GGCGGTATGCCACGAGTTCGGCGTGCAGGTGGGGCGCGTGTGGCTGTGGCTGTCGGTCCCGGCGGCGGGGCCGgccgcggcgggcgcggcgctgctgcCGGCGGCCTGGagcggcgcgctggcggcggccgCGCTGGCCTGCTGCTGGCGCAGGCGGTACCCGCAGGCCGTCATGCTCACTGCTGTGTCGACCTTGCTTA GCTGGCCATTCACAGCTCTACTAGGAGTATCAATAGCGATCGACATGCTTATAATCAAGCGTGAGATAACCGAGTTTATCAAGTGGTCTTCCATCTCTCTGGTCGCCATCTTGGTCCCGACTGTAGCGGTGGACTCGTGGCACTACGGCCGCCTGGTGGTCGCGCCCTGGAACATCGTCGCATACAACATATTCACTGAACACGGTCCTGATCTGTACGGAGTTGAACCCTGGACGTATTATTTCGTTAACGGattgttgaattttaatattgtttgg GCGCAGGCCCTGTCGTGCCCGCTGCTGCTGTGCGCGTGCGCGGGGCTGGTGTCCCGCTCCACGTCCCGCGCGTGGTTCTGCGCGCCCTACTGGCTCGACCTCATGCCGCTCTACCTCTGGCTCGCCGTCTTCATGCTGCAGCCGCATAAGGAAGAGAG ATTCCTATACCCGGTCTACAGTATGATAATCCTGGCGGGCGCGATATCACTGGACTGCCTCCAGAAGCTGACGTTCGCAGTGGGTACGGAGCTGTTCCGCTGGCGCCGCGACCGCGAGAAGAGACACTACTTGTCTTACACGGGACCGCTCATGGTCATGTTTGTGTTGGCCGCCGGCGTCGGGG GATTATCCCGCACACTGGCTCTGTACAACAACTACCACGGGCCCATGAACCTGTTCCGCAACCTCCCGGACGCCCCCCCGGACACGGAGCTCACGCTGTGCTACGGCAAGGACTGGTACCGCTCGCCGTCCAGCTTCCTCCTGCCGCCGCAATACAACGTCAGGTTCATACCCAGCGAGTTCAACGGACAATTACCAGCGCCATACGCAAATGCTCACAATG CCACTCGCCTCATCCAACCGCACTTCAACGACTTAAACAAAGGCGACAACAGGACTTACCTACAGCCGAGCCAATGTCACTACCTCGTAGACTCGGACCTCGGGAAACCAAGCCCCCTCGAACCAGCCTACTACAAAGACCCCTCGTGGGAAATCATAACCAGTGTTGCCATTATAGACGCTAAAAAGTCCAATCAACTGCTCAGAGCGTTCTACATCCCAGTGTTGTCACATAAGAATAATGTGTACGCGCATTTGTATTTGTTGAAGAATAAGTTGTTGATGGGATAA